From Pseudomonas sp. B21-028, one genomic window encodes:
- a CDS encoding efflux RND transporter periplasmic adaptor subunit, protein MLRLKPVAVCLMPLVLAACGNSSTAVDARTQPPLVRVAGVEDSVDIARSFTGVVVARVQSDLGFRVSGKVQERLVDAGQTVKRGQPLMRLDPVDLGLQARAQQQAVAAARAQAKQTADDEARNRELVTAGAISASAYDQAKAAADTAKAQLSAAQAQADVASNAMGYATLLADADGVVMDTLAEPGQVVSAGQLVVKLARAGQREASVNLPETLRPVVGSVAQATLYGNDKATTVAKLRLLSDAADPVTRTFEARYVLGGALANAPLGSTVTLNIAQDKLPGQALRVPVAAVFDAGKGPGVWAISGEPAKVSWRPVQVLGLGDDTATVVGNLKQGEQIVALGAHLLHDGDEVRVAQQEQVVAKGNQP, encoded by the coding sequence ATGCTTCGGCTAAAACCTGTTGCCGTCTGCTTAATGCCTCTCGTCCTGGCGGCGTGCGGTAATTCATCGACCGCCGTCGACGCACGCACCCAGCCCCCTCTGGTAAGGGTCGCTGGCGTCGAGGACTCGGTCGACATCGCCCGTTCGTTCACTGGCGTTGTGGTCGCTCGGGTCCAGAGCGATCTCGGCTTTCGAGTGTCGGGGAAAGTACAGGAGCGTCTGGTGGATGCCGGCCAGACGGTCAAGCGTGGTCAGCCACTCATGCGCCTGGACCCGGTCGACCTTGGCCTGCAGGCGCGTGCGCAGCAACAGGCCGTGGCCGCTGCCCGGGCGCAAGCCAAGCAGACGGCGGATGACGAGGCTCGTAATCGGGAACTGGTGACGGCGGGGGCGATCTCGGCCTCTGCATACGACCAGGCAAAGGCCGCGGCTGACACGGCAAAGGCACAGCTCAGCGCTGCGCAGGCGCAGGCCGATGTGGCCAGCAATGCCATGGGCTATGCGACCCTGCTGGCCGACGCCGATGGCGTCGTGATGGACACCCTGGCCGAACCTGGCCAGGTCGTCAGTGCGGGACAGCTGGTGGTCAAGCTGGCACGCGCCGGTCAACGCGAAGCCAGCGTGAATCTGCCCGAAACGCTGCGCCCGGTCGTGGGCTCAGTGGCCCAGGCGACGTTGTACGGCAACGACAAGGCAACCACTGTTGCGAAGCTGCGGCTGCTTTCCGATGCCGCCGATCCGGTAACGCGCACCTTCGAGGCCAGGTACGTGCTGGGAGGCGCGCTGGCCAACGCGCCGCTCGGTTCCACCGTCACACTCAATATCGCCCAGGACAAGTTGCCGGGGCAGGCGCTGCGAGTGCCTGTCGCGGCTGTTTTCGACGCGGGTAAAGGCCCGGGTGTATGGGCGATTTCCGGCGAGCCGGCGAAAGTCTCGTGGCGTCCGGTTCAGGTCCTCGGTCTGGGCGATGACACGGCCACGGTCGTTGGCAACCTCAAGCAGGGCGAACAGATCGTGGCATTGGGCGCGCATTTGCTACACGACGGCGATGAGGTTCGGGTGGCGCAACAGGAACAGGTTGTCGCCAAGGGGAACCAGCCATGA
- a CDS encoding TetR/AcrR family transcriptional regulator, with product MTRHIHAPQIRGPSDHSVRDQVVEAATLHFGHYGYEKTTVSDIAKAIGFSKAYIYKFFDSKQAIGEVICTNRLVMLMGIMDSAIADAPTASEKLERLFRALAEAGSDLFFHDRKLYDIAATAAREQWLPAQAHDERLRQLIQQILLEGRESGEFERKTPLDEAVQAIYLVMRPYANPVQLQYNLDTASSAAALLSTLLLRSLSTHSS from the coding sequence ATGACCAGACACATACATGCACCCCAGATACGTGGGCCGTCAGACCATAGTGTCCGTGATCAAGTCGTGGAGGCCGCCACCCTGCACTTTGGCCACTATGGATATGAAAAGACGACCGTGTCTGACATCGCCAAGGCCATTGGCTTCTCCAAGGCCTATATCTATAAATTTTTCGATTCCAAGCAGGCAATCGGAGAGGTGATCTGTACGAATCGTCTCGTCATGCTCATGGGGATTATGGATTCAGCGATCGCGGATGCGCCGACGGCTTCTGAGAAGCTGGAGCGTCTGTTCCGGGCGTTGGCGGAGGCGGGCAGCGACTTGTTCTTTCATGATCGCAAGCTCTACGACATTGCCGCCACTGCCGCTCGCGAGCAGTGGCTTCCCGCGCAGGCGCATGACGAACGCTTGCGCCAGCTGATCCAACAAATCCTCCTGGAGGGGCGTGAGTCGGGGGAATTCGAGAGAAAAACCCCATTGGATGAAGCCGTCCAGGCGATCTATCTGGTCATGAGGCCTTATGCCAATCCCGTGCAATTGCAATACAACCTCGACACGGCGTCATCGGCCGCAGCGCTTCTGTCGACGCTGTTGTTGCGGAGTTTATCAACCCATTCATCCTGA
- a CDS encoding efflux RND transporter permease subunit: MSEGRFNLSALAVHERSITLFLIVLITVAGVLAFFGLGRAEDPPFTVKQMTIISAWPGATAQEMQDQVAEPLEKRLQELKWYDRTETYTRPGLAFTMVSLLDTTPPAEVQEEFYQARKKIADEAKTLPAGVIGPMVNDEFSDVTFALFALKAEGEPQRLLARDAESLRQRLLHVPGVKKVNIIGEQSERIFVSFSHDRLATLGLSPQDIFAALNSQNVLTPAGSIDTKGPQVFVRLDGAFDKLEKIRDTPIVVQGRALKLSDVATVERGYEDPATFLVRNKGEPALLLGVVMREGWNGLDLGKALDAETASINEGMPLGMTFTKVTDQSVNISSAVDEFMIKFFVALLVVMLVCFLSMGWHVGVVVAAAVPLTLAVVFMVMAATGKNFDRITLGSLILALGLLVDDAIIAIEMMMVKMEEGYDRIKASAYAWSHTAAPMLAGTLVTAVGFMPNGFAHSTAGEYTSNMFWIVGIALIASWVVAVVFTPYLGVKLLPHVKKVEGGHAAIYDTPHYNRFRRLLTRVIARKWLVAGAVIGFFVIAILGMGLVKKQFFPASDRPEVLIEVQMPYGTSIEQTSATTASIEAWLQKQDEAKIVTSYIGQGSPRFYLAMAPELPDPSFAKMVVLTGSQEERETLKHRLRQAVADGLAPEARVRVTQLVFGPYSPFPVAYRVMGPDPARLREIAGRVEAVMRASPLMRTVNTDWDTRIPTLHFSLDQNRLQAVGLTSSAVGQQLQFLLSGIPITFVREDIRSVQVVGRAAGDIRLDPAKIQGFTLVGAAGQRVPLSQIGSVEVRMEDPILRRRDRTPTITVRGDIAEDLQPPDVSTKILDELQPIISTLPAGYRIEQAGSIEESGKASRAMLPLFPIMIALTLLIIILQVRSMSAMVMVFLTAPLGLIGVVPTLLIFHQPFGINALVGLIALSGILMRNTLILIGQIDHNQKEGLDPFHAVVEATVQRARPVLLTAMAAILAFIPLTHSVFWGTLAYTLIGGTFGGTVMTLVFLPAMYAIWFKIRPEKAARTEALAAN; encoded by the coding sequence ATGAGCGAGGGGCGTTTCAATCTCTCGGCGCTTGCGGTTCATGAGCGATCGATCACACTTTTCCTGATCGTTCTGATTACGGTTGCCGGTGTCCTGGCGTTCTTCGGTTTGGGGCGTGCGGAGGATCCTCCCTTCACCGTCAAGCAGATGACGATCATCTCTGCCTGGCCGGGGGCTACCGCGCAGGAGATGCAGGACCAGGTCGCCGAGCCGCTGGAAAAGCGCTTGCAGGAATTGAAGTGGTACGACCGCACTGAAACCTACACGCGGCCTGGGTTGGCGTTCACCATGGTGTCGCTGCTGGACACCACGCCGCCTGCAGAAGTACAGGAAGAGTTCTACCAGGCCCGCAAGAAAATCGCGGATGAAGCGAAGACCCTGCCGGCCGGTGTCATCGGACCGATGGTCAACGATGAGTTCTCGGACGTGACCTTTGCGCTGTTTGCATTGAAGGCCGAGGGCGAGCCGCAGCGCTTGCTCGCACGCGATGCCGAGTCGTTGCGCCAGCGCCTCCTGCATGTGCCGGGCGTGAAAAAGGTCAACATCATCGGCGAGCAGTCCGAGCGCATCTTCGTGTCGTTCTCCCATGATCGGCTGGCGACCCTTGGGCTTTCCCCCCAGGATATTTTTGCCGCGCTGAACAGTCAGAACGTGCTGACGCCCGCCGGCTCGATCGACACCAAGGGACCGCAGGTATTCGTGCGCCTGGATGGCGCGTTCGACAAGCTCGAGAAAATTCGCGATACGCCGATTGTGGTGCAGGGGCGGGCGCTGAAGCTCTCGGATGTTGCAACGGTGGAACGTGGCTACGAAGACCCGGCGACTTTCCTGGTCCGCAACAAAGGCGAGCCTGCCCTGTTGCTGGGTGTCGTGATGCGAGAAGGCTGGAACGGCCTGGATCTGGGCAAGGCGCTGGATGCCGAGACGGCCAGTATCAACGAAGGCATGCCGCTGGGCATGACGTTCACCAAGGTCACCGATCAGTCGGTGAATATCAGTTCGGCCGTCGACGAGTTCATGATCAAGTTCTTCGTCGCGCTGCTGGTGGTGATGCTGGTCTGCTTCCTCAGCATGGGCTGGCATGTGGGTGTAGTGGTGGCCGCGGCTGTGCCGTTGACCCTCGCTGTGGTGTTCATGGTGATGGCCGCCACCGGCAAGAACTTCGACCGCATCACCCTTGGGTCACTGATCCTGGCGTTGGGCCTGCTGGTGGACGACGCCATCATCGCCATCGAAATGATGATGGTCAAAATGGAGGAGGGTTACGACCGGATCAAGGCCTCGGCCTATGCCTGGAGCCATACCGCCGCCCCCATGCTCGCCGGTACGCTGGTGACGGCCGTCGGCTTCATGCCCAACGGCTTCGCGCATTCAACCGCGGGCGAGTACACCAGCAATATGTTCTGGATCGTCGGCATTGCCCTGATCGCCTCCTGGGTGGTCGCGGTGGTGTTCACGCCTTATCTGGGTGTGAAGCTGTTGCCGCACGTCAAGAAAGTCGAGGGTGGCCACGCGGCCATCTATGACACACCTCACTACAATCGTTTTCGCCGGTTGCTGACACGGGTCATCGCTCGCAAATGGCTGGTGGCCGGAGCGGTGATTGGCTTTTTTGTCATAGCCATCCTCGGCATGGGCCTGGTCAAGAAGCAGTTTTTCCCCGCCTCTGATCGTCCCGAAGTACTGATCGAAGTGCAGATGCCTTACGGCACCTCTATCGAACAGACCAGCGCGACGACGGCCAGCATTGAAGCCTGGCTGCAAAAGCAGGACGAAGCGAAAATCGTCACCTCCTATATCGGACAGGGTTCACCGCGTTTCTACCTGGCGATGGCGCCGGAGCTACCCGATCCGTCGTTCGCCAAGATGGTAGTGCTGACAGGCAGCCAGGAGGAGCGCGAAACCCTCAAGCACCGTCTTCGCCAGGCGGTGGCTGATGGACTTGCGCCTGAAGCCCGTGTGCGGGTTACCCAACTGGTGTTCGGTCCGTATTCACCCTTTCCTGTCGCTTACCGGGTGATGGGCCCGGATCCCGCCAGGTTGCGTGAGATTGCCGGCCGGGTCGAGGCTGTCATGCGCGCAAGTCCCCTGATGAGGACCGTCAACACCGACTGGGACACACGCATACCGACACTGCATTTCTCATTGGACCAGAACCGCTTGCAGGCGGTTGGGCTGACGTCCAGTGCGGTCGGCCAGCAATTGCAGTTCCTGCTGTCGGGGATCCCGATCACGTTTGTGCGTGAAGACATTCGTTCCGTGCAAGTGGTGGGGCGCGCAGCGGGGGATATCCGCCTCGATCCGGCAAAAATCCAGGGCTTCACGCTGGTGGGCGCGGCCGGACAACGTGTTCCGCTGTCGCAGATTGGCAGCGTCGAGGTGCGCATGGAAGATCCGATTCTGCGCCGTCGTGACCGTACACCCACCATCACGGTACGCGGAGACATTGCCGAGGATCTGCAGCCGCCGGATGTTTCCACGAAAATCCTGGACGAGCTGCAGCCGATCATCAGCACGCTGCCGGCCGGATACCGCATCGAACAGGCCGGTTCGATCGAAGAGTCGGGAAAAGCCTCAAGGGCGATGTTGCCACTGTTCCCGATCATGATCGCCCTGACGCTGCTGATCATCATTCTGCAGGTCCGCTCAATGTCGGCGATGGTGATGGTGTTCCTCACCGCGCCGCTGGGATTGATTGGTGTGGTACCGACCCTGCTGATCTTCCATCAGCCGTTTGGCATCAACGCCCTGGTGGGCCTGATCGCGCTGTCGGGCATCCTGATGCGCAACACGCTGATCCTGATCGGGCAAATCGACCACAACCAGAAAGAAGGACTCGATCCATTCCATGCGGTTGTAGAGGCGACGGTGCAACGCGCCAGGCCAGTACTGCTCACGGCAATGGCCGCCATCCTGGCCTTTATCCCGCTGACTCATTCGGTGTTCTGGGGAACCCTGGCTTACACACTGATCGGCGGGACGTTCGGTGGAACGGTCATGACGCTGGTGTTCCTGCCGGCAATGTATGCCATCTGGTTCAAGATCCGTCCCGAAAAAGCAGCAAGAACCGAAGCATTGGCAGCCAACTGA
- the fabF gene encoding beta-ketoacyl-ACP synthase II — translation MMNSNDQTRIVVTGGGIVGPLGCGMEEVWRRLLEGHSGIRRLPDEIGEGTGVAVAGQVPTLEEDPVAGYAPERIIAPKERKKMDRFIEFALMAAHEALEQAGWHPTDEAQQQRTATIIASGVGGFGAIAEAVRTTDARGPRRLSPFTAPAFLANMAAGHVSILNGFKGPLGAPVTACAAGVQAIGDAARLIRSGEADIAICGGTEAAIDRVTLGCFAAARALSTGFADRPQEASRPFDRERDGFVMAEGAGLLVIESLEHALARGATPLAELVGYGTSADAYHLTAGPEDGSGARRAMEQALRQAGVSAGEVQHINAHATSTQVGDKGELAAIRSVFGGHSGVAISSTKSATGHLLGAAGGIEALFTVLALRDQIIPPTLNLLNPDEAADGLDLVGLAARKATITYALSNGFGFGGVNASVLFRRWESAS, via the coding sequence ATGATGAATTCCAATGATCAAACGCGAATCGTAGTCACAGGCGGCGGTATTGTCGGCCCCCTGGGATGCGGCATGGAAGAGGTCTGGCGCAGGTTGCTGGAAGGCCATTCGGGTATCCGCAGACTGCCAGATGAAATCGGTGAGGGCACGGGCGTCGCAGTGGCGGGGCAAGTGCCGACCCTGGAAGAAGATCCCGTCGCCGGTTATGCGCCCGAGCGAATCATTGCGCCCAAAGAGCGCAAGAAGATGGACCGCTTCATCGAATTCGCGCTCATGGCCGCCCATGAAGCGCTGGAACAGGCAGGCTGGCATCCCACGGATGAAGCGCAACAACAGCGGACCGCGACCATCATCGCTTCCGGGGTCGGCGGTTTCGGTGCGATTGCCGAAGCCGTACGGACCACGGATGCCCGTGGGCCACGCAGGTTATCGCCGTTCACCGCGCCGGCATTTCTCGCCAACATGGCCGCGGGTCATGTCTCTATCCTGAACGGTTTCAAGGGCCCGCTCGGCGCACCGGTGACGGCCTGTGCCGCCGGCGTACAAGCGATTGGCGATGCGGCGCGACTGATCAGGAGCGGTGAGGCCGATATCGCCATTTGCGGCGGCACCGAAGCGGCGATCGATCGGGTGACGCTCGGTTGCTTCGCTGCCGCCCGCGCGCTGTCCACCGGGTTCGCTGACCGACCGCAGGAGGCATCGCGTCCGTTCGATCGCGAGCGCGACGGGTTTGTCATGGCCGAAGGTGCAGGTTTGCTGGTGATCGAGTCGCTGGAGCACGCACTCGCCCGTGGCGCGACGCCGCTGGCGGAGCTGGTGGGCTACGGCACCAGCGCGGATGCCTATCACCTGACCGCAGGGCCGGAAGATGGGAGTGGGGCCCGGCGCGCCATGGAGCAAGCGTTGCGCCAGGCGGGTGTCAGTGCTGGCGAGGTACAGCACATCAACGCCCATGCGACTTCGACGCAGGTCGGCGACAAGGGCGAACTGGCGGCAATCAGGTCCGTGTTCGGCGGCCACTCAGGCGTGGCGATCAGCTCGACCAAGTCGGCCACGGGGCATTTGCTGGGAGCGGCGGGGGGCATTGAAGCGCTCTTCACGGTGCTGGCTTTGCGGGACCAGATCATTCCCCCGACGTTGAATCTCCTCAATCCCGACGAGGCCGCTGACGGTCTCGACCTGGTGGGCCTGGCGGCACGCAAGGCAACGATCACCTATGCGCTCTCGAATGGATTTGGCTTCGGCGGCGTCAATGCCAGCGTCCTGTTCCGTCGCTGGGAGTCGGCGTCGTGA